The following nucleotide sequence is from Sander lucioperca isolate FBNREF2018 chromosome 19, SLUC_FBN_1.2, whole genome shotgun sequence.
TCTGTCTGTGGTACAATGGGGAGTATAGAAGTGGGGCACTTTTCAGCCAAGACTTTTGACCTGTTCATAACATATCAACAGCCTTCTAGAAAATGAGCGCAGTCTCTCGTGCCAGGGGAGCGACAGTAGGGGGAAGGGAGAGCAAGAAAAGAAAGAGTGGAAAGGCTCCTGGCACACTGATGATAATTCAGAAGGATGGCTTTCTCCCATCTCTGTTTCAGCAGGCTCCATCTATAGCCCCTATCTAATAACTATTATTATGTGTGGCTGGCTTGTCTTGCAGTTGCCCTCAGAGAAATACACAGCTTGGAAAATGAAGTGCTCTGGTCCCCCTTGTTTAATAAAAGCTTAACACCGTGGCCTAGAAACTAAAGCTATTTGTGCACCATGACATTTTAGTACgcgcttccttttttttttttacaaccgtCTTTATCTTACCTTCGTAGTTGACCTGTCCGTCTCCGTCAATGTCTGCTTCTCTGATCATCTCGTCCACCTCCTCGTCCGTTAGCTTCTCTCCCAAGTTCGTCATGACGTGACGGAGCTCTGCAGCGCTGATGTAGCCATTTCCGTCCTGGAAACATGCGCCATGGGACCAAATGTGTGAAACAGAAAACTCCCACAGGCTCACTGGTGGGGGTAACAATTCCCACCAGATTGATAAATTAAGGTGCAAGACAAAAACTCTTATTTACCACTAGCCTGGCATGTCTTAAGCTTTAGTTATCTCACCTGTGAGTCATCACGCTTATTTAAAAAGACTCGACTTCTTGCTCCAcatgaatataaaataaaaaaagagctaAAACTTTAGTTTGCCAAGCATAGAAACTGTtctataattataattatactCCTAAAACCTTTATTTACCTTGTCGAATACCCGGAAAGCCTCACGGATCTCCTCCTCGCTGTCTGTGTCCTTCATTTTTCTGGCCATCATGGTCAGGAACTCTGGGAAGTCGATGGTTCCATTACCTGGAAAAGGGCGATCGATGAGGCACACTTAATCGGCAAAAATTGCAATTACCTAAAAAGCAAACTTAACATAATTGAACCCAGCATTTAGTTGATGAAAAGCAACTGAAAATATTCAGAGAGGACTGGAGGACTTAATATTCGTTCAGTCCTCCAGTCCTCTTCTTTCCCCCTCCTGTGAATGACACTAGCATGTACACTTATTATCCTATGGACCAAAACCTCTCTTTCCAGAGGCGTGCCTGTCAGTGACGGTGCAACTTGAGACATTCGTAATCGCAGGGAGAGGAGCAGCACTAAAAATCATTTTAGTAAACACCTTGCTTCCTGTGATAAACCCAGCTAACGCTGGCTCAGAGGAAGGGGTGTGtgtttccttttcttcctcAGGGAAGCCCTGGGAAGATGTTGCATATGTTATACACAGTGCAGCAGGATTGCGGGGCATGGCCAGTCATCCATAATGTAGACATGTAGTATACTTTGTAGCTTGGCCTTCAAGGAGCCTGGATAAACCAAAGGCTCATCTCTCCGGGTGCCTCTGTCAGAAACACTGGCTGGAGGGGAAAGGAGAAGGTCAAAAAGGGGGTGTGGAGTGTATACATTCAGATGCTCCCTCCCTCACGTCCACTTCTTTCCACCCTTAAGTCCTTTTTTTTGTCCCTCTTTCCCTTCAACGTTGACGTCAACGTGCTAATGACAACTGCTGTGCTGGTGGCGCATGTACGTATGCGTGCAGTCGGATCAATATCTATGTTACCCTCGTCAAGACTGGATTAGCAGGGGATCAGACCCTCTTGACGGAGGAAGGATCTGTGAGGAACTCAGCAGCTCACCAACTGCAACCACAGGAGGGAGGATGGGAACGGTTGGTGGGGAATCTAATGGCAAGGGGAGGCTTGCTTTAATGTGGACCTGGAGATGTTGGGAGTGTGGGCGGTGTATTATAATtaaaaactgacaaaacaaaatgtcaggGGATTGAAGAGGAGGTCAGGGACACCGAGGGCAAAGTACCCGAGAGGATTAGCCCCGGGGTGGGATGGATGGGGCAGAGGGATTGTATGCAGATTAACCAATGACAGAGCACGCCTTAGAGAGTGCGATATAGAGAGAACAAGAGAATGGACGTGTGTGTGGAATGAAAAGGAATGCAGTAATGTGATGGGGCAGATGGTGATCTCATAGCTCGGGGTAACAATCTAAGGACCTGTTATCTAACGCACAGAGGCAGCCAGCAGCACCGAGGGAAAACTGGGGGTTGGGAGGTTGTCACAGTTTTGGAGAAGGGCAGGACTGCAACTGGAAAACCATCATCTGAGGGGGACAATGACTAGAGCAGCAAGGCAGCCCTCGAGTGATATCCGCTTAACAGCACCTCAAGCCAGCTGCTGCGGTTTGAGGGGGGGAGGGATGGATACAAGGAGGGATGAAGATATGGTGGATGGCAGGCGGGAAGAGATAGAAAATGGTAGGAGGGAAAGagagtaaaaaaaagagagggagggagggagtgggcGGTAGATAGGGAGATGGAGATGAGGGAGCTGTGAAGAGGAGAGAATATAAGGAGTGAACCGAGTGGGAGATGGTGCGATTACACATAAGAGGTGCTGACGCAAACTATCGAAGGCTGAGGCTTCTCGGCGCacttttgtgtatgtgtgtgtgtgtgtgtgtgtgtgtgtgtgtgtgtgtgtgtgtgtgtgtgtgtgtgtgtgtgtgtgtgtggtcatcgTTTTTCCTGCATCATAAAGCCAACTTCCATCCCGGTGAAGAATCAAAATGTAGAGTTGTGTAATGATGGCGGGTGATTCAGTTATTTAATCcatatttaaattgttttatctttttcttttacatatttGAGCTAAGCATGGTCTGTTATATGCCAGGAATATGGAAGGCTCCTGTATCCTTTCAAGCACGTTTGGCTAGCTTGCTTCCCGATCTGTGTGGTTGTAAGATTAACAGCGAGAATTTCGTTTGATACTGTAACCCACATTGTTCATAAATTGCGGTCTGGCTTTTACAATCAAATAGCCAAGAGACTATTTCTTTTAACAGCTCTCTGTCTGGCACAAGCCTTCCATCCTCCCTTCCATTCATTGGAATACTTTGCCGTGGCCTCCTTGTTTGGTAAATAAAGTTGATTTTCAATGGGGCCAGCTGACATCCCATGGCTGCCGATTTGGGTACGGGATGTGCAAAGCGCAGAGAGGCCTTATGTAACCACTTTTATTTTCCATTACTAGCTTCATTGCTGTCTGACCTAGATTGCA
It contains:
- the LOC116041941 gene encoding calmodulin-1 — encoded protein: MADQLTEEQIAEFKEAFSLFDKDGDGTITTKELGTVMRSLGQNPTEAELQDMINEVDADGNGTIDFPEFLTMMARKMKDTDSEEEIREAFRVFDKDGNGYISAAELRHVMTNLGEKLTDEEVDEMIREADIDGDGQVNYEEFVQMMTAK